A portion of the Manihot esculenta cultivar AM560-2 chromosome 2, M.esculenta_v8, whole genome shotgun sequence genome contains these proteins:
- the LOC110606341 gene encoding trihelix transcription factor DF1: protein MQGDSNNTVLPTSGHVVVTATMVHEGGQVGAAVAATAPNNLSGEEDKSIIRVDEGDQMSYGSNRWPRQETLALLKIRSDMDSVFRDSNLKGPLWEEVSRKLAELGYHRSAKKCKEKFENVYKYHKRTKEGRTGKSQGKTYKFFDQLQALENHHYQSQLPSPPTQPPPKPQPPIIAAATLPWSSNPPSVSHATVPLNNFTAPSPDPAINAMPISSSQPLNPSQTNFPSFQNLTSHLFSSSTSSSTASDEGFQGTRKIKKKRKWKYFFERLTKDVIKKQEELQRKFLETVEKHELERMAREEAWRMQEMSRIIREHEIFVHERTTAAAKDAAVIAFLQKISGQQNSIQILDIPQPPTSVAAPVPSPAPLPAPTHVNATAPPQPRPAPPAPCVSVVMDYWDVMKKDNGQTDDILRSSRWPKVEVEALINLRTNLDTKYQENGPKGNLWEEISSGMKKLGYNRSSKRCKEKWENINKYFKKVKESNKKRPEDSKTCPYFHQLDALYKEKSKPNESNNLSNYGGHASLHHPITTMEPLIARPEQQWPLQQQEKILMDLDADIEDDDDDNDGDTEEEDEGGGGSCFEVVASKPATSLGNARL, encoded by the exons ATGCAAGGTGACTCCAATAATACTGTGTTACCAACCTCCGGTCATGTCGTCGTCACCGCCACTATGGTCCATGAAGGTGGCCAAGTCGGCGCTGCTGTTGCTGCCACTGCTCCAAATAATTTATCAGGTGAAGAAGATAAGAGTATTATTAGGGTTGATGAAGGTGACCAGATGAGCTACGGTTCAAACCGGTGGCCAAGACAAGAGACTTTGGCCTTGTTGAAGATAAGGTCTGATATGGATTCTGTGTTTCGTGACTCAAACCTCAAAGGTCCATTATGGGAAGAAGTTTCCAG GAAACTAGCTGAGCTTGGTTATCATCGAAGTGCCAAGAAATGCAAGGAGAAGTTCGAGAATGTGTACAAGTATCACAAGCGAACCAAAGAAGGCCGAACTGGTAAATCCCAAGGcaaaacttataaatttttcGATCAATTACAGGCTCTCGAAAATCACCATTACCAATCCCAGTTACCATCACCACCAACACAGCCGCCGCCAAAACCTCAACCTCCGATCATAGCAGCTGCTACATTGCCTTGGTCTAGTAATCCTCCTAGTGTTTCTCATGCAACTGTtccattaaataattttacagCTCCATCACCTGACCCTGCAATCAATGCTATGCCAATATCTTCATCACAACCTTTAAATCCTTCTCAAACAAATTTCCCATCTTTTCAAAACCTTACTTCCCATCTTTTTTCTAGCTCTACTTCCTCCTCCACAGCTTCCGACGAAGGGTTTCAGGGAACTCGAAAgataaagaagaagagaaaatggAAGTATTTCTTCGAGAGGCTAACTAAGGATGTTATCAAGAAGCAAGAAGAGTTGCAGAGGAAGTTTTTGGAAACAGTAGAGAAACACGAACTCGAAAGAATGGCACGCGAGGAAGCTTGGAGAATGCAAGAGATGTCAAGAATTATTAGAGAACATGAAATTTTCGTCCATGAACGGACCACTGCTGCTGCTAAAGATGCTGCTGTTATTGCATTCTTGCAAAAGATATCGGGACAACAAAACTCGATACAAATTCTAGATATTCCACAACCACCAACTTCAGTAGCGGCACCAGTTCCATCTCCAGCTCCGTTGCCGGCACCGACACACGTAAACGCGACGGCGCCACCACAGCCTAGGCCAGCACCACCAGCTCCTTGTGTATCAGTAGTAATGGATTATTGGGATGTTATGAAGAAGGATAATGGACAGACTGATGATATATTAAGATCTTCAAGGTGGCCGAAAGTTGAAGTTGAAGCTCTGATTAATCTTAGAACCAATCTTGATACTAAGTATCAAGAAAATGGTCCTAAAGGAAATCTATGGGAAGAGATCTCATCTGGGATGAAAAAGCTTGGATATAACAGGAGTTCAAAGAGATGCAAagagaaatgggaaaatataaaCAAGTATTtcaagaaagtgaaagaaagcaACAAGAAGAGGCCAGAAGATTCTAAAACATGTCCATATTTCCACCAACTCGATGCTCTATACAAGGAAAAAAGCAAGCCTAATGAGAGTAATAATTTGTCCAACTATGGTGGTCACGCTTCACTTCATCATCCCATAACCACAATGGAGCCCTTAATTGCACGGCCGGAGCAGCAGTGGCCTCTTCAACAGCAGGAGAAAATATTAATGGATCTCGACGCCGATATTGAAGATGACGATGATGACAACGACGGAGACACCGAGGAAGAAGATGAGGGAGGAGGAGGAAGTTGTTTTGAGGTAGTAGCAAGCAAGCCTGCAACTTCACTGGGCAATG CAAGGTTATAA